The following proteins come from a genomic window of Lycium ferocissimum isolate CSIRO_LF1 chromosome 4, AGI_CSIRO_Lferr_CH_V1, whole genome shotgun sequence:
- the LOC132051593 gene encoding cell wall protein DAN4-like isoform X2 translates to MSSLMLTMIKLITTEMESRKTMMSQLGNSRAHPTALTSRLTNSLPETTGRSNLASRQLASSPGLNTSSSSLRRPSSSGGSRPSSSTGSRPSTPTGRPTLSSSTSSLTSASRSTSARAPKAMTSTATSKTMSTATTSRSSRSATPTSRATMPSAKPTVPPRSSTPTARSNARSSTPTSRASITGSKSTSRAATPTRRATSVSSTTNTTVPHVKPLSSSSSTKSATMASRNPAAPRASSPTVKPRPWKPSDIPGFSLDAPPNLRTSLPDRPISATRGRPGAASARSSSVDRASNGRVRRQSCSPARGRPPNGVMHSNGSSVPVPYMSRLHAKANDNVSPGMVGTKMVERVVNMRKLVPPKQDDRHSPHSNLSAKSSSPDSSGFGRSLSKKSLDMAIRHMDIRQRVSGNLRPLMTNIPASSMYSVRSGPNRGRTSRTVSVPDSPLATSSNASSEVSGSNNAVWVNGSEIDDDISSDKGARSPGSVHGR, encoded by the exons ATGAGTTCCTTAATGCTGACAATGATAAAACTGATTACGACTg AGATGGAATCGCGTAAAACTATGATGAGTCAGCTGGGAAATTCTAGAGCTCATCCCACTGCATTGACATCTAGA TTAACAAATTCTCTCCCAGAGACCACCGGAAGAAGCAACTTAGCATCTAGACAGCTAGCTTCCTCTCCTGGATTAAACACTTCAAGTTCTAGTCTTCGAAGACCTTCTTCTTCAGGTGGATCAAGACCTTCTTCTTCAACTGGATCAAGACCTTCAACTCCGACTGGTAGACCGACATTAAGCTCATCTACATCCTCCTTGACCTCAGCATCTAGATCCACATCTGCGAGAGCACCCAAAGCAATGACATCGACTGCAACCTCTAAAACAATGTCAACCGCAACGACATCTAGATCATCAAGGTCTGCAACACCTACTTCTCGTGCCACCATGCCTTCTGCAAAACCCACTGTCCCTCCAAGATCTTCAACACCTACTGCAAGGTCCAATGCAAGGTCCTCAACACCAACAAGCAGGGCCTCAATTACTGGATCAAAGTCCACATCCAGGGCAGCAACTCCAACTCGTCGAGCAACTTCAGTGTCAAGTACAACAAATACGACTGTTCCTCATGTTAAACCTTTATCTTCCTCTTCAAGTACCAAGTCAGCTACAATGGCATCACGAAACCCTGCAGCCCCACGTGCTAGTTCTCCAACTGTAAAACCCAGACCATGGAAGCCTTCAGATATTCCAGGGTTCTCCCTTGATGCTCCACCCAATTTAAGGACATCACTACCTGACAGGCCAATTTCAGCTACTAGGGGAAGACCTGGAGCAGCTAGTGCTAGATCTTCATCTGTTGATCGAGCTTCAAATGGAAGGGTTAGACGACAATCATGCTCTCCGGCAAGAGGACGTCCTCCTAATGGTGTTATGCATAGCAATGGAAGCTCTGTTCCTGTCCCATACATGAGCCGACTTCATGCTAAAGCCAATGACAATGTAAGCCCTGGCATGGTTGGGACCAAGATGGTTGAAAGGGTAGTAAATATGCGGAAGCTAGTTCCTCCGAAGCAAGATGACAGACATTCTCCACACAGTAACTTATCTGCAAAGTCTTCGTCACCTGATAGCTCAGGTTTTGGAAGATCATTATCAAAGAAATCCTTGGATATGGCTATTAGACATATG GATATAAGGCAAAGAGTCTCGGGTAATCTGCGTCCGTTGATGACTAACATTCCAGCATCCTCTATGTACAGCGTGAGATCAGGGCCTAATAGAGGCAGGACAAGCAGGACCGTCAGCGTGCCTGACTCCCCACTTGCCACGAGCAGTAATGCTAGTTCTGAAGTGAGTGGTAGTAACAATGCTGTGTGGGTCAATGGAAGTGAAATTGATGATGACATTAGCAGCGATAAAGGTGCTCGATCACCTGGCAGTGTGCATGGGAGGTGA
- the LOC132051593 gene encoding putative GPI-anchored protein pfl2 isoform X1 — MNRSFRSEDSGTRQRIKSSDEELSLFLEMRRRENERNHNRFLQINDDFDPLGSNNGSSPALNIASAASVRKTRADEFLNADNDKTDYDWLLTPPGTPLFPSLEMESRKTMMSQLGNSRAHPTALTSRLTNSLPETTGRSNLASRQLASSPGLNTSSSSLRRPSSSGGSRPSSSTGSRPSTPTGRPTLSSSTSSLTSASRSTSARAPKAMTSTATSKTMSTATTSRSSRSATPTSRATMPSAKPTVPPRSSTPTARSNARSSTPTSRASITGSKSTSRAATPTRRATSVSSTTNTTVPHVKPLSSSSSTKSATMASRNPAAPRASSPTVKPRPWKPSDIPGFSLDAPPNLRTSLPDRPISATRGRPGAASARSSSVDRASNGRVRRQSCSPARGRPPNGVMHSNGSSVPVPYMSRLHAKANDNVSPGMVGTKMVERVVNMRKLVPPKQDDRHSPHSNLSAKSSSPDSSGFGRSLSKKSLDMAIRHMDIRQRVSGNLRPLMTNIPASSMYSVRSGPNRGRTSRTVSVPDSPLATSSNASSEVSGSNNAVWVNGSEIDDDISSDKGARSPGSVHGR; from the exons ATGAATAGAAGTTTTAGATCAGAAGATTCGGGTACGAGGCAGAGAATTAAGAGCTCAGATGAGGAACTatcattgtttcttgaaatgcgaagaagggaaaatgaaagaaatcatAATCGATTTCTTCAAATAAACGACGATTTTGATCCCCTTG GATCAAACAATGGTAGTTCACCTGCATTAAATATTGCATCAGCTGCATCAGTACGGAAGACTCGTGCTGATGAGTTCCTTAATGCTGACAATGATAAAACTGATTACGACTg GCTTCTAACACCTCCAGGTACTCCTCTTTTTCCTTCTCTAGAGATGGAATCGCGTAAAACTATGATGAGTCAGCTGGGAAATTCTAGAGCTCATCCCACTGCATTGACATCTAGA TTAACAAATTCTCTCCCAGAGACCACCGGAAGAAGCAACTTAGCATCTAGACAGCTAGCTTCCTCTCCTGGATTAAACACTTCAAGTTCTAGTCTTCGAAGACCTTCTTCTTCAGGTGGATCAAGACCTTCTTCTTCAACTGGATCAAGACCTTCAACTCCGACTGGTAGACCGACATTAAGCTCATCTACATCCTCCTTGACCTCAGCATCTAGATCCACATCTGCGAGAGCACCCAAAGCAATGACATCGACTGCAACCTCTAAAACAATGTCAACCGCAACGACATCTAGATCATCAAGGTCTGCAACACCTACTTCTCGTGCCACCATGCCTTCTGCAAAACCCACTGTCCCTCCAAGATCTTCAACACCTACTGCAAGGTCCAATGCAAGGTCCTCAACACCAACAAGCAGGGCCTCAATTACTGGATCAAAGTCCACATCCAGGGCAGCAACTCCAACTCGTCGAGCAACTTCAGTGTCAAGTACAACAAATACGACTGTTCCTCATGTTAAACCTTTATCTTCCTCTTCAAGTACCAAGTCAGCTACAATGGCATCACGAAACCCTGCAGCCCCACGTGCTAGTTCTCCAACTGTAAAACCCAGACCATGGAAGCCTTCAGATATTCCAGGGTTCTCCCTTGATGCTCCACCCAATTTAAGGACATCACTACCTGACAGGCCAATTTCAGCTACTAGGGGAAGACCTGGAGCAGCTAGTGCTAGATCTTCATCTGTTGATCGAGCTTCAAATGGAAGGGTTAGACGACAATCATGCTCTCCGGCAAGAGGACGTCCTCCTAATGGTGTTATGCATAGCAATGGAAGCTCTGTTCCTGTCCCATACATGAGCCGACTTCATGCTAAAGCCAATGACAATGTAAGCCCTGGCATGGTTGGGACCAAGATGGTTGAAAGGGTAGTAAATATGCGGAAGCTAGTTCCTCCGAAGCAAGATGACAGACATTCTCCACACAGTAACTTATCTGCAAAGTCTTCGTCACCTGATAGCTCAGGTTTTGGAAGATCATTATCAAAGAAATCCTTGGATATGGCTATTAGACATATG GATATAAGGCAAAGAGTCTCGGGTAATCTGCGTCCGTTGATGACTAACATTCCAGCATCCTCTATGTACAGCGTGAGATCAGGGCCTAATAGAGGCAGGACAAGCAGGACCGTCAGCGTGCCTGACTCCCCACTTGCCACGAGCAGTAATGCTAGTTCTGAAGTGAGTGGTAGTAACAATGCTGTGTGGGTCAATGGAAGTGAAATTGATGATGACATTAGCAGCGATAAAGGTGCTCGATCACCTGGCAGTGTGCATGGGAGGTGA